In Neodiprion pinetum isolate iyNeoPine1 chromosome 6, iyNeoPine1.2, whole genome shotgun sequence, one genomic interval encodes:
- the LOC124222356 gene encoding FHF complex subunit HOOK interacting protein 2A isoform X2 — MIRRLRKLMPVAPPATALDDFTYHWKQLMNFYVNHLTNCKLPIEATNIPHHLDRLLDILFSEENALDSENPGPCLEYLLQHRLLDLLATLASAEAPPGMRFVCLFFLRRLLTRLQHPLLPHVSVYTPVQRLIALCNGSLASPTENEEIQFLVALCFLICKHPNLTYIMNNVRLPPQKPNALASSGSNKLETQQITYAPTRTRNNSNPLFEPLDTQAVTLINPDLHKCESRRKLSSKSSQCSLRSENSERDLFSIVDRQQSTNSDTIVMEHRRKISNYSNASLSSDEVDSASPQSSAYFKKTDCGSSLSANEMTCKYLKNSSNGSANSLEEIDSKLQDLRELQIEFKSDSPFTTASSELDKAEANFKFFENISKTTRSEFDSASDISTRNKSLQSPADTSLQIESSKCLLLDALISYLNSADNMVRVKACEGVMVLASLQDSRFARSVANSQLPFALSNRLEKLFNLIPAHVDPTEIDEVNVTWGLDSPLWTSENKFPGCRPVAAFFMWLDYCDQLTREAHAIVGEILAENIRVMFFQKILTPALSDHHVVLITALITKCLKEITSPYLNAEINYWLVGFHRDPELPGILPSPVVHQLIKNCYTDSDDLTLETLRLFEEMIERRHEHILHCLILTYLTSRGYYDNSAADSAIASWSDEEDEREKSRGTLDLSSKQNYSRTLAPSNIHRIINCFLTLLPRSLQSDLDANNYEQYMTDWEKQYSSILAECALLSWPLEAVTIDDTASSDSRPEADHCTPRFYPGPFLTMLFEKVTKIPSQKYEINLQLTVLVSRLALLPHPYVHEYLLNPLLPLTPGTPSLFGCLQQVVKHLASEVPKVPDYKRLLKDTRQKLLDDSVQSHMKENILLDSVVITEEFCKELAAIAYVKYHRSM; from the exons ATGATTCGTCGACTTCGAAAGTTAATGCCg gTTGCCCCACCTGCGACGGCCTTGGATGACTTTACTTATCATTGGAAACAGCTGATGAACTTCTATGTGAACCACCTGACTAATTGCAAATTGCCCATCGAAGCTACAAACATTCCTCACCACTTGGATCGTCTGCTCGACATTTTGTTCAGCGAGGAGAATGCATTGGATTCAGAAAATCCTGGACCTTGTCTAGAGTACCTGTTACAGCATCGTCTACTGGACTTGCTAGCGACATTGGCGAGTGCCGAAGCACCTCCTGGAATGAGATTTGTCTGCTTGTTTTTTCTGAGGAGATTGTTAACACGGCTGCAGCATCCACTACTGCCTCACGTTTCGGTTTACACACCTGTTCAGAGACTGATCGCGTTATGCAATGGGAGTCTGGCCTCGCCAACAGAGAATGAAGAGATTCAGTTCTTGGTCGCTCTCTGTTTCTTGATCTGCAAGCATCCGAACCTTACCTACATTATGAACAATGTTAGGCTTCCTCCGCAGAAGCCAAATGCATTGGCCAGTTCTGGTTCAAACAAACTGGAAACACAACAAATCACTTATGCTCCTACGAGAACAAGGAACAATTCTAATCCACTGTTTGAACCTTTAGACACGCAAGCTGTGACTCTAATTAATCCAGATTTACACAAGTGTGAGAGCAGAAGGAAACTCTCAAGCAAATCTAGTCAATGTTCATTAAGAAGTGAAAACTCAGAGAGGGATCTCTTCAGTATAGTGGATAGACAGCAATCGACCAATTCAGATACGATCGTTATGGAACACAgaagaaaaatctcaaattatTCCAATGCTTCGTTATCATCGGATGAGGTAGATTCTGCATCGCCGCAGTCTAGTGCGTATTTCAAGAAAACTGATTGCGGTTCATCTTTGTCAGCTAATGAAATGACctgcaaatatttgaaaaatagttcAAATGGGTCTGCAAACTCCTTGGAAGAGATCGATTCTAAACTACAGGATCTTAGGGAATTGCAAATAGAATTCAAGAGCGATTCACCTTTCACAACTGCTTCTTCTGAATTGGATAAGGCTGAGGCAAACTtcaagtttttcgaaaatatatcAAAAACTACCAGATCTGAGTTTGATTCTGCTAGTGACATCTCAACCCGGAATAAATCCCTGCAAAGTCCTGCGGATACTTCATTGCAAATTGAAAGTTCAAAATGCTTGCTACTGGATGCATTGATAAGCTATTTGAATAGTGCA GATAACATGGTCAGAGTTAAGGCTTGTGAAGGAGTAATGGTTTTGGCGTCATTGCAAGATTCACGATTTGCTCGCAGTGTTGCAAACAGTCAACTGCCTTTTGCTTTGTCAAATAGATTGGAAAAGTTGTTTAATTTAATACCAGCCCATGTCGATCCGACTGAAATTGATGAGGTGAATGTGACTTGGGGATTGGATTCCCCGTTGTGGaccagtgaaaataaatttccagGATGCAGACCGGTTGCCGCCTTTTTCATGTGGCTCGATTATTGCGATCAGTTGACTAGAGAGGCGCACGCAATTGTGGGAGAAATTCTGGCTGAAAATATCCGTGTgatgttttttcaaaaaatattaacacCTGCACTTTCCGACCATCACGTCGTGCTGATTACCGCACTCATCACGAAATGCTTGAAGGAGATTACCTCACCTTATTTAAACGCTG aaatcaaTTATTGGCTCGTGGGCTTTCATCGAGACCCAGAGTTACCTGGAATCTTACCATCCCCTGTTGTTCATCAGTTAATAAAGAATTGCTACACCGACAGCGACGACTTGACGCTTGAAACACTACGGCTGTTTGAAGAAATGATCGAAAGACGTCACGAGCATATTTTGCACTGCCTGATTCTGACCTATCTGACATCCAGAGGATACTACGATAATAGCGCCGCAGACAGCGCAATCGCGTCGTGGAGCGATGAAGAAGATGAAAGAGAGAAGAGTAGAGGCACTTTGGACTTGTCGAGTAAACAAAATTATAGTAGAACGCTGGCGCCTTCGAACATACACAGGATTATAAATTG TTTTCTAACCTTATTACCGAGGAGCCTTCAGTCGGATTTAGATGCAAATAACTACGAGCAATACATGACCGATTGGGAGAAGCAATACTCGTCTATCCTCGCTGAGTGCGCATTACTTTCTTGGCCTCTAGAAGCTGTAACAATCGATGATACCGCCAGTTCGGATTCAAGGCCAGAGGCTGACCATTGTACACCTCGATTTTATCCGGGGCCATTCTTGACAATGTTATTTGAGAAAGTTACCAAAATTCCCAGTCAGAAGTACGAAATCAACTTGCAACTGACCGTACTGGTGTCCAGGCTGGCACTCTTACCGCATCCCTACGTTCACGAATATCTGTTGAATCCATTGTTGCCCTTGACTCCTGGCACACCAAGCTTGTTTGGCTGCTTGCAACAAGTTGTAAAGCATCTGGCTTCAGAGGTACCTAAGGTACCAGACTATAAGCGGTTATTGAAAGATACGAGGCAGAAATTATTGGATGATTCCGTTCAAAGTCA TATGAAGGAGAATATTCTGCTTGATAGCGTTGTGATTACTGAAGAATTTTGCAAAGAGTTAGCAGCGATTGCGTATGTCAAGTATCATCGCTCGATGTAA
- the LOC124222356 gene encoding FHF complex subunit HOOK interacting protein 2A isoform X3: MNFYVNHLTNCKLPIEATNIPHHLDRLLDILFSEENALDSENPGPCLEYLLQHRLLDLLATLASAEAPPGMRFVCLFFLRRLLTRLQHPLLPHVSVYTPVQRLIALCNGSLASPTENEEIQFLVALCFLICKHPNLTYIMNNVRLPPQKPNALASSGSNKLETQQITYAPTRTRNNSNPLFEPLDTQAVTLINPDLHKCESRRKLSSKSSQCSLRSENSERDLFSIVDRQQSTNSDTIVMEHRRKISNYSNASLSSDEVDSASPQSSAYFKKTDCGSSLSANEMTCKYLKNSSNGSANSLEEIDSKLQDLRELQIEFKSDSPFTTASSELDKAEANFKFFENISKTTRSEFDSASDISTRNKSLQSPADTSLQIESSKCLLLDALISYLNSADNMVRVKACEGVMVLASLQDSRFARSVANSQLPFALSNRLEKLFNLIPAHVDPTEIDEVNVTWGLDSPLWTSENKFPGCRPVAAFFMWLDYCDQLTREAHAIVGEILAENIRVMFFQKILTPALSDHHVVLITALITKCLKEITSPYLNAEINYWLVGFHRDPELPGILPSPVVHQLIKNCYTDSDDLTLETLRLFEEMIERRHEHILHCLILTYLTSRGYYDNSAADSAIASWSDEEDEREKSRGTLDLSSKQNYSRTLAPSNIHRIINCFLTLLPRSLQSDLDANNYEQYMTDWEKQYSSILAECALLSWPLEAVTIDDTASSDSRPEADHCTPRFYPGPFLTMLFEKVTKIPSQKYEINLQLTVLVSRLALLPHPYVHEYLLNPLLPLTPGTPSLFGCLQQVVKHLASEVPKVPDYKRLLKDTRQKLLDDSVQSHMKENILLDSVVITEEFCKELAAIAYVKYHRSM; the protein is encoded by the exons ATGAACTTCTATGTGAACCACCTGACTAATTGCAAATTGCCCATCGAAGCTACAAACATTCCTCACCACTTGGATCGTCTGCTCGACATTTTGTTCAGCGAGGAGAATGCATTGGATTCAGAAAATCCTGGACCTTGTCTAGAGTACCTGTTACAGCATCGTCTACTGGACTTGCTAGCGACATTGGCGAGTGCCGAAGCACCTCCTGGAATGAGATTTGTCTGCTTGTTTTTTCTGAGGAGATTGTTAACACGGCTGCAGCATCCACTACTGCCTCACGTTTCGGTTTACACACCTGTTCAGAGACTGATCGCGTTATGCAATGGGAGTCTGGCCTCGCCAACAGAGAATGAAGAGATTCAGTTCTTGGTCGCTCTCTGTTTCTTGATCTGCAAGCATCCGAACCTTACCTACATTATGAACAATGTTAGGCTTCCTCCGCAGAAGCCAAATGCATTGGCCAGTTCTGGTTCAAACAAACTGGAAACACAACAAATCACTTATGCTCCTACGAGAACAAGGAACAATTCTAATCCACTGTTTGAACCTTTAGACACGCAAGCTGTGACTCTAATTAATCCAGATTTACACAAGTGTGAGAGCAGAAGGAAACTCTCAAGCAAATCTAGTCAATGTTCATTAAGAAGTGAAAACTCAGAGAGGGATCTCTTCAGTATAGTGGATAGACAGCAATCGACCAATTCAGATACGATCGTTATGGAACACAgaagaaaaatctcaaattatTCCAATGCTTCGTTATCATCGGATGAGGTAGATTCTGCATCGCCGCAGTCTAGTGCGTATTTCAAGAAAACTGATTGCGGTTCATCTTTGTCAGCTAATGAAATGACctgcaaatatttgaaaaatagttcAAATGGGTCTGCAAACTCCTTGGAAGAGATCGATTCTAAACTACAGGATCTTAGGGAATTGCAAATAGAATTCAAGAGCGATTCACCTTTCACAACTGCTTCTTCTGAATTGGATAAGGCTGAGGCAAACTtcaagtttttcgaaaatatatcAAAAACTACCAGATCTGAGTTTGATTCTGCTAGTGACATCTCAACCCGGAATAAATCCCTGCAAAGTCCTGCGGATACTTCATTGCAAATTGAAAGTTCAAAATGCTTGCTACTGGATGCATTGATAAGCTATTTGAATAGTGCA GATAACATGGTCAGAGTTAAGGCTTGTGAAGGAGTAATGGTTTTGGCGTCATTGCAAGATTCACGATTTGCTCGCAGTGTTGCAAACAGTCAACTGCCTTTTGCTTTGTCAAATAGATTGGAAAAGTTGTTTAATTTAATACCAGCCCATGTCGATCCGACTGAAATTGATGAGGTGAATGTGACTTGGGGATTGGATTCCCCGTTGTGGaccagtgaaaataaatttccagGATGCAGACCGGTTGCCGCCTTTTTCATGTGGCTCGATTATTGCGATCAGTTGACTAGAGAGGCGCACGCAATTGTGGGAGAAATTCTGGCTGAAAATATCCGTGTgatgttttttcaaaaaatattaacacCTGCACTTTCCGACCATCACGTCGTGCTGATTACCGCACTCATCACGAAATGCTTGAAGGAGATTACCTCACCTTATTTAAACGCTG aaatcaaTTATTGGCTCGTGGGCTTTCATCGAGACCCAGAGTTACCTGGAATCTTACCATCCCCTGTTGTTCATCAGTTAATAAAGAATTGCTACACCGACAGCGACGACTTGACGCTTGAAACACTACGGCTGTTTGAAGAAATGATCGAAAGACGTCACGAGCATATTTTGCACTGCCTGATTCTGACCTATCTGACATCCAGAGGATACTACGATAATAGCGCCGCAGACAGCGCAATCGCGTCGTGGAGCGATGAAGAAGATGAAAGAGAGAAGAGTAGAGGCACTTTGGACTTGTCGAGTAAACAAAATTATAGTAGAACGCTGGCGCCTTCGAACATACACAGGATTATAAATTG TTTTCTAACCTTATTACCGAGGAGCCTTCAGTCGGATTTAGATGCAAATAACTACGAGCAATACATGACCGATTGGGAGAAGCAATACTCGTCTATCCTCGCTGAGTGCGCATTACTTTCTTGGCCTCTAGAAGCTGTAACAATCGATGATACCGCCAGTTCGGATTCAAGGCCAGAGGCTGACCATTGTACACCTCGATTTTATCCGGGGCCATTCTTGACAATGTTATTTGAGAAAGTTACCAAAATTCCCAGTCAGAAGTACGAAATCAACTTGCAACTGACCGTACTGGTGTCCAGGCTGGCACTCTTACCGCATCCCTACGTTCACGAATATCTGTTGAATCCATTGTTGCCCTTGACTCCTGGCACACCAAGCTTGTTTGGCTGCTTGCAACAAGTTGTAAAGCATCTGGCTTCAGAGGTACCTAAGGTACCAGACTATAAGCGGTTATTGAAAGATACGAGGCAGAAATTATTGGATGATTCCGTTCAAAGTCA TATGAAGGAGAATATTCTGCTTGATAGCGTTGTGATTACTGAAGAATTTTGCAAAGAGTTAGCAGCGATTGCGTATGTCAAGTATCATCGCTCGATGTAA
- the LOC124222356 gene encoding FHF complex subunit HOOK interacting protein 2A isoform X1 yields MISSFQAALKNAVDVVAPPATALDDFTYHWKQLMNFYVNHLTNCKLPIEATNIPHHLDRLLDILFSEENALDSENPGPCLEYLLQHRLLDLLATLASAEAPPGMRFVCLFFLRRLLTRLQHPLLPHVSVYTPVQRLIALCNGSLASPTENEEIQFLVALCFLICKHPNLTYIMNNVRLPPQKPNALASSGSNKLETQQITYAPTRTRNNSNPLFEPLDTQAVTLINPDLHKCESRRKLSSKSSQCSLRSENSERDLFSIVDRQQSTNSDTIVMEHRRKISNYSNASLSSDEVDSASPQSSAYFKKTDCGSSLSANEMTCKYLKNSSNGSANSLEEIDSKLQDLRELQIEFKSDSPFTTASSELDKAEANFKFFENISKTTRSEFDSASDISTRNKSLQSPADTSLQIESSKCLLLDALISYLNSADNMVRVKACEGVMVLASLQDSRFARSVANSQLPFALSNRLEKLFNLIPAHVDPTEIDEVNVTWGLDSPLWTSENKFPGCRPVAAFFMWLDYCDQLTREAHAIVGEILAENIRVMFFQKILTPALSDHHVVLITALITKCLKEITSPYLNAEINYWLVGFHRDPELPGILPSPVVHQLIKNCYTDSDDLTLETLRLFEEMIERRHEHILHCLILTYLTSRGYYDNSAADSAIASWSDEEDEREKSRGTLDLSSKQNYSRTLAPSNIHRIINCFLTLLPRSLQSDLDANNYEQYMTDWEKQYSSILAECALLSWPLEAVTIDDTASSDSRPEADHCTPRFYPGPFLTMLFEKVTKIPSQKYEINLQLTVLVSRLALLPHPYVHEYLLNPLLPLTPGTPSLFGCLQQVVKHLASEVPKVPDYKRLLKDTRQKLLDDSVQSHMKENILLDSVVITEEFCKELAAIAYVKYHRSM; encoded by the exons atgatcagCAGTTTTCAAGCTGCCTTAAAAAATGCCGTGGATGTG gTTGCCCCACCTGCGACGGCCTTGGATGACTTTACTTATCATTGGAAACAGCTGATGAACTTCTATGTGAACCACCTGACTAATTGCAAATTGCCCATCGAAGCTACAAACATTCCTCACCACTTGGATCGTCTGCTCGACATTTTGTTCAGCGAGGAGAATGCATTGGATTCAGAAAATCCTGGACCTTGTCTAGAGTACCTGTTACAGCATCGTCTACTGGACTTGCTAGCGACATTGGCGAGTGCCGAAGCACCTCCTGGAATGAGATTTGTCTGCTTGTTTTTTCTGAGGAGATTGTTAACACGGCTGCAGCATCCACTACTGCCTCACGTTTCGGTTTACACACCTGTTCAGAGACTGATCGCGTTATGCAATGGGAGTCTGGCCTCGCCAACAGAGAATGAAGAGATTCAGTTCTTGGTCGCTCTCTGTTTCTTGATCTGCAAGCATCCGAACCTTACCTACATTATGAACAATGTTAGGCTTCCTCCGCAGAAGCCAAATGCATTGGCCAGTTCTGGTTCAAACAAACTGGAAACACAACAAATCACTTATGCTCCTACGAGAACAAGGAACAATTCTAATCCACTGTTTGAACCTTTAGACACGCAAGCTGTGACTCTAATTAATCCAGATTTACACAAGTGTGAGAGCAGAAGGAAACTCTCAAGCAAATCTAGTCAATGTTCATTAAGAAGTGAAAACTCAGAGAGGGATCTCTTCAGTATAGTGGATAGACAGCAATCGACCAATTCAGATACGATCGTTATGGAACACAgaagaaaaatctcaaattatTCCAATGCTTCGTTATCATCGGATGAGGTAGATTCTGCATCGCCGCAGTCTAGTGCGTATTTCAAGAAAACTGATTGCGGTTCATCTTTGTCAGCTAATGAAATGACctgcaaatatttgaaaaatagttcAAATGGGTCTGCAAACTCCTTGGAAGAGATCGATTCTAAACTACAGGATCTTAGGGAATTGCAAATAGAATTCAAGAGCGATTCACCTTTCACAACTGCTTCTTCTGAATTGGATAAGGCTGAGGCAAACTtcaagtttttcgaaaatatatcAAAAACTACCAGATCTGAGTTTGATTCTGCTAGTGACATCTCAACCCGGAATAAATCCCTGCAAAGTCCTGCGGATACTTCATTGCAAATTGAAAGTTCAAAATGCTTGCTACTGGATGCATTGATAAGCTATTTGAATAGTGCA GATAACATGGTCAGAGTTAAGGCTTGTGAAGGAGTAATGGTTTTGGCGTCATTGCAAGATTCACGATTTGCTCGCAGTGTTGCAAACAGTCAACTGCCTTTTGCTTTGTCAAATAGATTGGAAAAGTTGTTTAATTTAATACCAGCCCATGTCGATCCGACTGAAATTGATGAGGTGAATGTGACTTGGGGATTGGATTCCCCGTTGTGGaccagtgaaaataaatttccagGATGCAGACCGGTTGCCGCCTTTTTCATGTGGCTCGATTATTGCGATCAGTTGACTAGAGAGGCGCACGCAATTGTGGGAGAAATTCTGGCTGAAAATATCCGTGTgatgttttttcaaaaaatattaacacCTGCACTTTCCGACCATCACGTCGTGCTGATTACCGCACTCATCACGAAATGCTTGAAGGAGATTACCTCACCTTATTTAAACGCTG aaatcaaTTATTGGCTCGTGGGCTTTCATCGAGACCCAGAGTTACCTGGAATCTTACCATCCCCTGTTGTTCATCAGTTAATAAAGAATTGCTACACCGACAGCGACGACTTGACGCTTGAAACACTACGGCTGTTTGAAGAAATGATCGAAAGACGTCACGAGCATATTTTGCACTGCCTGATTCTGACCTATCTGACATCCAGAGGATACTACGATAATAGCGCCGCAGACAGCGCAATCGCGTCGTGGAGCGATGAAGAAGATGAAAGAGAGAAGAGTAGAGGCACTTTGGACTTGTCGAGTAAACAAAATTATAGTAGAACGCTGGCGCCTTCGAACATACACAGGATTATAAATTG TTTTCTAACCTTATTACCGAGGAGCCTTCAGTCGGATTTAGATGCAAATAACTACGAGCAATACATGACCGATTGGGAGAAGCAATACTCGTCTATCCTCGCTGAGTGCGCATTACTTTCTTGGCCTCTAGAAGCTGTAACAATCGATGATACCGCCAGTTCGGATTCAAGGCCAGAGGCTGACCATTGTACACCTCGATTTTATCCGGGGCCATTCTTGACAATGTTATTTGAGAAAGTTACCAAAATTCCCAGTCAGAAGTACGAAATCAACTTGCAACTGACCGTACTGGTGTCCAGGCTGGCACTCTTACCGCATCCCTACGTTCACGAATATCTGTTGAATCCATTGTTGCCCTTGACTCCTGGCACACCAAGCTTGTTTGGCTGCTTGCAACAAGTTGTAAAGCATCTGGCTTCAGAGGTACCTAAGGTACCAGACTATAAGCGGTTATTGAAAGATACGAGGCAGAAATTATTGGATGATTCCGTTCAAAGTCA TATGAAGGAGAATATTCTGCTTGATAGCGTTGTGATTACTGAAGAATTTTGCAAAGAGTTAGCAGCGATTGCGTATGTCAAGTATCATCGCTCGATGTAA